The Sorangiineae bacterium MSr11367 genome window below encodes:
- a CDS encoding TonB-dependent receptor, with the protein MILRWGPWAISAVTLAISVPARAQQGDSMIAGKITNGESRAAVRDAIVSITSPELQDAPVVVTDATGTYRVPSLPPGIYDITVQAEPFRDYRREHIQVHAHTTVRLDIALLPESFYNPEVVIPSRTPIIDTASTMSSTNVDSEFLSRVPITSPGAHGGAQRTFESAAEAAPGAGADLYGTSISGTSSPENAYIVDGLRTNNPRYGTNGSPLSIEFVKEVSVLSGGYMPEYGRATGGILDVVTKSGSNQYHGSVWANWTPGALEGSRRNPYFVNTAIQTRRSLGNIYDIGFDQSGPLVRDKLWYYAGFDVARAMYDLNRTIYRVDGTEVDGSSRTYRASFTSYQVFAKLDYRLDANDKVALTFAATPTTSGGEGDYSVSPRTGLVESAPREFNLTGAYGALAHTRRSGAYDTVFKWTSHSQNKSRILETTLGWHHEVGGSLGADGFGVGSGLGLAALPAITYGRITNMRGINDFERVPGCETAALCPVPQYRSGGPGFIEQHLYDTYALKSVLTLLGQAAGHHVIKAGAELEWATSWASRGWSGGGNLGEHYTGKRFNGTSTGYLRGPDQAVVLDRYVTRSNGISAGAFLQDSWAIADRVTLNAGVRYDSQFLFGSDGKIALALPHQLSPRVGLVFAPFHDGRSKLFASYARYTESVPLNLADRGTESSTTTSVRTDGSRFIFPAAGGRLGYGIPDRAYTPVGGGKILVDPDLRAPSSSEISAGFEFELFANARIGASYLRRWMNQAVEDMSNDEGMTYFIGNPGRGIAKDFPEARRDYDAGTLYFTKLFAQGWLARVSYTLSWLRGNMSGLYRTDTGTLEPHTSVDFDLKSLLVNQTGDLPGDHRHSIKVYGARDWVLTRSGTLQLGASLQARSGGPTNYLGGHIIYGPDSVFILPGGSGERLPWSSSLGTHTAYVWHFDNGISLSFTVDVFNLLDLHAILARDEQYVQTDVLPIPRGTVADLPGKLQRSTGEPFSPSQLNPNFGNATYYQEPRQIRFGLRGSF; encoded by the coding sequence ATGATCCTGCGTTGGGGGCCGTGGGCCATTTCAGCGGTGACCCTTGCCATCTCGGTGCCGGCGCGGGCGCAGCAGGGCGACTCGATGATCGCGGGCAAGATCACCAATGGAGAGTCCCGAGCGGCGGTGCGGGATGCCATCGTCTCCATCACGTCGCCCGAACTCCAGGATGCTCCGGTCGTCGTGACCGATGCAACGGGAACGTACCGCGTGCCATCCCTTCCCCCGGGGATCTATGACATCACGGTGCAGGCGGAGCCGTTTCGAGACTACCGCCGCGAGCACATTCAGGTTCATGCCCATACGACGGTCCGTCTCGACATCGCCCTTCTTCCCGAGAGCTTTTACAATCCGGAAGTCGTCATCCCGTCGCGCACGCCGATCATCGACACGGCGTCGACCATGTCCAGTACAAACGTCGACAGCGAGTTCCTGTCCCGCGTTCCCATCACCAGCCCCGGTGCACACGGTGGTGCGCAGCGCACGTTCGAGTCCGCCGCAGAGGCGGCGCCGGGTGCCGGTGCGGATCTTTACGGAACATCGATTTCCGGCACCTCGTCGCCGGAGAACGCGTACATCGTCGACGGGCTGCGCACGAACAATCCGCGGTATGGCACCAACGGCTCGCCGCTCTCCATCGAATTCGTCAAGGAAGTGAGCGTTCTCTCGGGTGGCTACATGCCGGAATACGGGCGCGCGACCGGGGGCATTCTGGACGTCGTCACCAAGTCCGGTAGCAACCAGTACCACGGCTCCGTCTGGGCCAACTGGACTCCGGGGGCCCTCGAAGGTTCGCGCAGGAACCCCTATTTCGTGAACACGGCCATCCAAACGCGCCGCTCGTTGGGAAATATTTACGATATCGGCTTCGACCAAAGCGGCCCGCTCGTGCGGGACAAATTATGGTACTACGCCGGCTTCGACGTCGCGCGGGCGATGTATGACTTGAATCGCACCATATACCGCGTCGACGGCACGGAAGTCGACGGATCGAGTCGTACGTACCGGGCTTCATTCACGTCGTACCAGGTATTCGCCAAATTGGATTACCGCCTCGACGCGAACGACAAGGTCGCATTGACCTTCGCCGCCACGCCGACCACGTCGGGCGGTGAAGGCGACTACTCGGTGAGTCCCCGCACGGGGCTGGTCGAGAGCGCGCCCCGCGAATTCAACCTCACGGGCGCGTACGGCGCCTTGGCCCACACCCGGCGCTCGGGCGCGTACGACACCGTTTTCAAGTGGACTTCCCATTCCCAGAACAAATCGCGGATCCTCGAGACCACATTGGGTTGGCACCACGAGGTTGGCGGCAGCCTCGGCGCCGACGGCTTCGGCGTGGGGAGCGGCTTGGGACTCGCGGCCTTGCCCGCCATCACCTACGGCCGCATCACCAACATGCGCGGGATCAACGATTTCGAACGGGTCCCCGGCTGTGAGACGGCGGCACTCTGCCCCGTACCGCAATACCGTAGCGGCGGGCCGGGATTCATCGAGCAGCATCTCTACGACACCTATGCCCTCAAAAGTGTTCTCACGCTATTGGGACAGGCGGCGGGCCACCATGTGATCAAAGCAGGGGCGGAACTCGAATGGGCCACGTCGTGGGCCAGTCGGGGGTGGTCCGGTGGCGGCAACCTTGGGGAACACTACACGGGGAAACGCTTCAACGGGACGAGCACCGGCTACTTGAGGGGCCCCGATCAGGCCGTCGTTTTGGATCGCTACGTGACGCGCTCGAATGGCATCAGCGCCGGCGCGTTCCTTCAAGATAGCTGGGCCATCGCCGACCGCGTCACCCTCAATGCCGGTGTGCGCTACGATAGCCAATTCCTCTTCGGCAGCGACGGCAAGATCGCGCTTGCACTGCCCCATCAGCTCTCGCCAAGGGTCGGGCTCGTGTTCGCCCCGTTTCACGACGGGCGCTCGAAGCTTTTTGCGAGCTATGCGCGGTACACGGAGAGCGTACCGCTCAACCTGGCCGATCGCGGAACGGAATCGTCCACGACGACGTCCGTGCGCACCGATGGCTCCCGTTTCATCTTTCCGGCGGCGGGCGGCCGGCTCGGTTACGGGATTCCCGATCGCGCCTACACCCCGGTCGGGGGTGGCAAAATACTCGTCGACCCGGATCTGCGCGCTCCGTCCTCGAGCGAGATCAGCGCGGGCTTCGAGTTCGAGCTCTTCGCCAACGCGCGCATCGGCGCAAGCTACCTTCGGCGCTGGATGAACCAAGCCGTCGAGGACATGAGCAACGACGAGGGCATGACCTACTTCATCGGCAACCCGGGGCGGGGCATCGCCAAAGACTTCCCCGAGGCCCGCCGTGACTACGATGCCGGTACGCTCTATTTCACCAAGCTTTTCGCCCAGGGTTGGTTGGCGCGGGTGAGCTACACGCTGTCCTGGTTGCGCGGAAACATGTCGGGCCTCTATCGAACGGACACGGGCACGCTCGAGCCGCATACCAGTGTCGATTTCGATTTGAAATCGCTGCTTGTGAACCAAACGGGCGATCTGCCAGGCGATCACCGGCATAGCATCAAGGTGTACGGGGCGCGCGATTGGGTGCTGACACGCTCCGGGACACTGCAGCTCGGCGCTTCGTTGCAGGCGCGCTCGGGTGGGCCCACGAATTATCTCGGCGGCCATATCATCTACGGACCCGATTCGGTCTTCATTCTTCCCGGTGGAAGCGGCGAGCGTCTGCCGTGGAGCAGCTCCTTGGGCACGCATACCGCCTACGTTTGGCATTTCGACAACGGAATCTCGCTTTCGTTCACCGTGGACGTCTTCAATTTGCTCGACCTCCACGCCATCCTGGCCCGCGACGAGCAGTACGTGCAGACGGACGTGCTGCCCATCCCGAGGGGTACGGTGGCGGATCTCCCGGGCAAGCTCCAGCGCTCGACCGGGGAGCCATTTTCTCCGTCACAGCTCAATCCCAACTTCGGAAATGCCACCTATTATCAGGAGCCGCGGCAAATCCGATT
- a CDS encoding serine/threonine protein kinase, with protein MGTTVQQKYRITRLLGVGGMAAVYAAVHRNGHSVAIKFLLDCHSYDSVAYRLFRREAYVANRVGHPGAVPVLDDDVDEDGCTFLIMPLLQGQTLRARWERAGKRLPMVESIVGMLDVLDVLASAHAKGIVHRDIKPDNLFVTAKGEVWVLDFGIARQNDASVATMTGRVMGTPAFMPPEQALGDREAVGPSSDCWAVGATLFALLSGQLVHATNGPGVQLAAAATRRARRLADAMPDVPAPVARVVDKALAFEPANRWASAQEMRDALVNALEEVTGESAARIIPRIRADVAVQLSPDAADQEETQSPDRDVPDGATLQPLRLGTAPPSRQLGWLVALAALASLAMSILLARTHPAPTERRPSVSVEQPQVESDFGPPGAAVHVKTGLQNWRDASKLGARKSFAINSAHVTAPCSMHLRRY; from the coding sequence GTGGGGACGACGGTTCAGCAGAAGTACCGGATCACCCGGCTGCTCGGCGTCGGAGGGATGGCCGCGGTGTACGCCGCCGTGCATCGGAATGGCCACTCGGTGGCCATCAAGTTTTTGCTTGATTGTCATAGCTACGATTCGGTCGCGTATCGACTTTTCCGGCGCGAAGCGTACGTGGCCAATCGGGTAGGCCACCCGGGTGCCGTTCCCGTATTGGACGACGACGTCGACGAGGACGGCTGCACATTTCTCATCATGCCACTGCTGCAAGGGCAAACGCTCCGCGCGCGTTGGGAGCGGGCGGGCAAGCGCCTGCCCATGGTCGAAAGCATCGTAGGCATGCTCGATGTGCTCGACGTGCTCGCGAGCGCGCACGCCAAGGGCATCGTCCACCGAGACATCAAGCCGGACAACCTGTTCGTCACCGCCAAAGGCGAGGTGTGGGTTCTCGACTTCGGCATCGCCCGTCAGAACGACGCAAGCGTCGCGACGATGACCGGTCGCGTGATGGGGACACCCGCGTTCATGCCGCCCGAGCAGGCCCTCGGAGACCGCGAGGCCGTCGGGCCATCCAGCGACTGTTGGGCGGTGGGGGCGACGCTCTTCGCGTTGTTGTCGGGGCAACTCGTGCACGCGACGAATGGCCCGGGCGTGCAGCTGGCCGCGGCGGCGACGCGACGTGCACGTCGTTTGGCGGACGCCATGCCCGATGTCCCCGCGCCGGTGGCGCGCGTCGTCGACAAGGCGCTGGCCTTCGAGCCGGCCAATCGGTGGGCGTCCGCGCAGGAGATGCGCGATGCACTGGTGAATGCGTTGGAGGAGGTCACGGGCGAGTCGGCCGCACGGATCATCCCGCGCATCCGCGCCGACGTCGCGGTGCAATTGTCTCCCGATGCCGCGGATCAGGAGGAGACGCAATCGCCCGATCGCGATGTTCCCGATGGCGCGACGTTGCAGCCACTGCGGCTCGGTACCGCACCGCCTTCGCGCCAACTAGGTTGGTTGGTGGCCCTTGCCGCCCTCGCATCACTCGCCATGAGCATCCTACTCGCCCGCACGCACCCCGCACCGACGGAACGGAGGCCGAGCGTTTCCGTGGAACAGCCCCAGGTCGAATCGGACTTTGGCCCTCCGGGGGCGGCCGTTCACGTGAAAACGGGACTTCAAAATTGGCGCGATGCTTCGAAGCTCGGTGCGCGCAAAAGCTTCGCCATCAACTCAGCCCACGTGACCGCGCCTTGCTCGATGCATTTACGCCGCTATTGA
- a CDS encoding AraC family transcriptional regulator produces the protein MRDSSRAEYRTRIHRVLVYIEEHMAEALALENLARVACLSPFHFHRVFRAMMNESVNAFVQRRRLEHAAREIHVQRHTTILEVANRYGYENAAAFSRAFRRQFGASATEWRRSAAAARRARLLGEKERSRSKDGKIGTDLSDPVWEKLTLRGTSMPPAAEPARPRIERLPRVDAVAMHYVGTYGSDAITKLWMRLMAHADAMGMVDADTECVGILHDDPAITEPELCRYDACVIVTRPMSDAQASSLVLPGGDFLVFPFVGAPSDVDPAWDAVYRALLDSGYQPANGPNLEWYPPQPILDPGKGVFRCKMCVPVVSL, from the coding sequence ATGCGCGACAGCTCTCGGGCCGAGTACAGGACCCGTATCCATCGCGTGCTCGTGTACATCGAAGAGCACATGGCGGAGGCGCTCGCGCTGGAGAACCTGGCGCGTGTGGCGTGCCTGTCGCCGTTTCATTTTCACCGCGTGTTTCGCGCCATGATGAACGAAAGCGTGAACGCGTTCGTGCAGCGAAGGCGCCTCGAGCATGCGGCGCGCGAGATCCATGTGCAGAGGCACACGACGATCCTCGAAGTGGCCAATCGGTACGGATACGAGAATGCGGCCGCGTTTTCTCGGGCCTTTCGCAGGCAATTCGGCGCGAGTGCGACCGAGTGGCGGCGAAGTGCGGCGGCGGCGCGGCGTGCGCGGTTGCTCGGCGAAAAAGAGAGGTCCCGGAGCAAAGATGGCAAGATCGGCACAGACCTGAGCGACCCCGTGTGGGAGAAACTCACCCTTCGAGGAACGAGCATGCCGCCCGCCGCCGAACCCGCACGACCACGCATCGAACGACTGCCGCGCGTCGACGCCGTGGCCATGCATTACGTGGGCACCTACGGCAGCGACGCGATCACGAAGCTCTGGATGCGACTCATGGCGCATGCGGACGCGATGGGCATGGTGGACGCCGACACCGAGTGCGTCGGCATTCTCCATGACGACCCGGCCATCACGGAGCCGGAACTCTGTCGGTACGACGCCTGCGTCATCGTCACGCGACCCATGTCCGACGCCCAGGCCTCGTCCTTGGTGTTGCCGGGCGGCGACTTCCTGGTATTCCCATTCGTGGGCGCGCCGTCCGACGTCGACCCTGCATGGGACGCCGTGTACCGCGCACTGCTCGACAGTGGCTACCAGCCCGCCAACGGACCGAACCTCGAATGGTATCCTCCGCAACCCATACTGGATCCGGGCAAAGGTGTATTCCGTTGCAAGATGTGTGTCCCCGTCGTCTCCCTGTGA
- a CDS encoding GyrI-like domain-containing protein translates to MKYAERDAFEVVGIEIRTTNADELSSRGKIPALWQRFFAEGLLEAIPHRKPGAPILAVYSNYENGIHGAYSLLLGTEVTSVDGLPEGFVARAVPKAKYAIFESNQGPTAHVVPDVWKRIWTWNEGARAFVADFEVYDERARDPANAIVDVFISIVAP, encoded by the coding sequence ATGAAATACGCCGAACGCGACGCCTTCGAGGTCGTCGGGATCGAAATCCGCACGACCAACGCCGACGAGCTTTCCTCCCGCGGGAAAATCCCGGCACTATGGCAACGGTTCTTCGCCGAGGGCCTCCTGGAAGCGATCCCGCACCGCAAACCCGGGGCGCCCATCCTGGCCGTCTATTCGAATTACGAAAATGGCATCCACGGCGCCTACTCGCTTTTGCTCGGAACCGAGGTAACGTCGGTCGATGGTCTCCCCGAAGGCTTCGTGGCACGGGCGGTCCCCAAAGCGAAGTATGCCATCTTCGAATCGAACCAAGGCCCGACCGCCCACGTCGTCCCGGACGTGTGGAAGCGCATTTGGACTTGGAACGAGGGTGCCCGTGCCTTCGTCGCGGACTTCGAAGTCTACGACGAGCGCGCGCGCGACCCCGCGAACGCGATCGTCGACGTGTTCATCTCCATCGTAGCGCCCTGA
- a CDS encoding ATP-dependent DNA ligase encodes MHLPVPPPVLPMLAKRVSALPEGEGWIFEPKWDGFRVLVFRDGEEIFIQSRDEKPLNRYFPELMDPLRAQLPERCVLDGELVIARGSALDFEALQLRIHPAASRIKLLAGEMPASMVFWDVLCLGESDLRELPFHERRTRLESLLAAAEPPLHLTPATTDRTSAEDWFKRFEGAGLDGVMAKPAAGVYEPNKRVMLKVKHERECDCVVAGFRWHKGGEHTAIGSLLLGLYDDAGALQHVGVAASFTTKKRAELVEYLAPYRERALENHPWKHWAEAMAPGEDAAPGQRMPGGKSRWSQGKDLSWEPLRAELVVEVAYDHMQGSRFRHTAHFRRWRTDKKPADCTYAQLEVVAPHELSSIFGAAKR; translated from the coding sequence ATGCACCTACCGGTCCCGCCGCCCGTCCTGCCCATGCTGGCCAAGCGTGTCTCCGCCCTGCCCGAGGGCGAAGGATGGATCTTCGAGCCCAAGTGGGACGGCTTTCGTGTGCTCGTCTTCCGCGACGGCGAGGAGATCTTCATTCAGAGCCGCGACGAAAAGCCGCTCAATCGTTATTTTCCCGAGCTCATGGATCCGCTCCGCGCCCAGTTGCCCGAGCGCTGCGTGCTCGACGGCGAATTGGTGATTGCGCGGGGCAGTGCGCTCGACTTCGAGGCATTGCAACTTCGCATTCACCCGGCCGCGTCGCGCATCAAGCTGCTCGCGGGGGAGATGCCCGCATCGATGGTCTTTTGGGACGTCCTCTGTCTGGGCGAGAGCGATCTGCGGGAGTTGCCCTTTCACGAACGGCGCACCCGGCTCGAGTCGTTGCTCGCCGCGGCCGAGCCTCCGCTGCACCTCACGCCGGCCACGACAGATAGGACGTCCGCGGAAGACTGGTTCAAGCGATTCGAAGGCGCCGGTCTCGATGGGGTGATGGCCAAGCCCGCGGCGGGCGTGTACGAGCCGAACAAGCGCGTCATGCTCAAGGTGAAACACGAGCGCGAGTGCGATTGCGTGGTGGCGGGCTTTCGCTGGCACAAAGGCGGGGAGCACACGGCCATTGGGTCGCTGCTCCTCGGCCTCTACGATGACGCGGGCGCACTGCAGCATGTGGGCGTGGCGGCCAGCTTCACCACGAAGAAGCGCGCCGAGCTCGTCGAGTATCTGGCGCCTTACCGCGAACGTGCGTTGGAGAACCATCCCTGGAAGCATTGGGCGGAGGCGATGGCGCCGGGTGAGGATGCCGCACCGGGGCAGCGCATGCCGGGGGGCAAGAGCCGTTGGAGTCAGGGCAAAGATCTCTCGTGGGAGCCCCTCCGCGCCGAGCTCGTGGTGGAGGTCGCCTACGATCATATGCAGGGTTCACGCTTTCGTCACACCGCACACTTTCGCCGGTGGCGCACGGACAAGAAGCCCGCCGATTGCACCTACGCGCAGCTCGAGGTGGTGGCACCGCACGAGCTGTCTTCGATTTTTGGAGCGGCGAAGCGCTGA
- a CDS encoding M23 family metallopeptidase codes for MKAIRVAVSVLPLLTGLFACASETTPEPVEQVSNLEQQAAAMLAPNFKAPFPCGQQWTFSHHSAEVRRALDFIRTDGGSTNGTPNVASAAGTAYRYYEAGGAGNYVVIDHGGGWKTYYFHLSQFSISHGQWVEQGQQIGLTGATGNVTGPHIHYEQLYNGVGQNITINGSGLPYPGQYYQNYLTSDNCGGGGGGGQWWVDTFANAVGYNDANMSDAQGELYKGTNYVFCKVWGKEVRQGDQFNHWWLRTDLDLTYAGKNGHNAYVSAYYLARWGNDEAKDNNGNVIPDCP; via the coding sequence ATGAAAGCCATTCGCGTCGCAGTCTCTGTGTTGCCGCTGTTGACCGGTCTTTTCGCGTGCGCTTCGGAGACGACGCCGGAGCCGGTCGAACAGGTGTCCAATCTCGAGCAGCAGGCCGCCGCCATGCTCGCGCCCAATTTCAAGGCGCCATTTCCGTGTGGCCAGCAATGGACGTTCAGCCACCACTCGGCGGAGGTCCGCCGCGCACTCGATTTCATCCGCACCGACGGCGGCTCGACCAACGGAACGCCGAATGTCGCTTCGGCCGCCGGAACCGCGTATCGGTACTACGAAGCAGGTGGGGCAGGGAATTACGTGGTCATCGACCACGGTGGCGGATGGAAGACGTACTACTTCCACCTTTCGCAATTCTCCATTTCCCACGGCCAGTGGGTGGAACAAGGGCAGCAGATCGGTCTCACCGGCGCCACCGGAAACGTGACGGGCCCGCACATCCACTACGAGCAGCTGTACAACGGCGTGGGGCAGAATATTACAATCAATGGATCGGGGCTGCCGTATCCTGGTCAGTATTATCAAAATTATCTAACCAGCGACAATTGCGGCGGAGGCGGCGGGGGAGGCCAGTGGTGGGTCGACACCTTCGCCAACGCCGTCGGCTACAACGACGCGAACATGTCCGATGCCCAGGGAGAGCTCTACAAGGGCACGAACTACGTCTTTTGCAAGGTATGGGGCAAAGAGGTGCGTCAGGGCGATCAGTTCAACCACTGGTGGCTGCGGACGGACCTGGACCTGACCTACGCGGGCAAGAACGGCCACAACGCGTACGTCTCGGCGTACTACCTAGCGCGCTGGGGCAATGACGAAGCCAAGGACAACAATGGGAACGTGATCCCGGATTGTCCCTGA
- a CDS encoding TetR/AcrR family transcriptional regulator, translating to MAGRPREFDRDEALLRARDAFWARGYEGTSMSDLVSEMGIASARIYAAFGSKEDLFREAVHLYEAREGGFATRALAEEPTARGALERMLREAAATYTRPGKPHGCMVVTAATNMAKDNAPILDWLTEHRRARTASIVERLEQAVGEGELAPDTDAQALGDLFAILMHGISVQARDGVSKERLLAVLPLAMDIFDRHARFMCGCGVHHVESSVT from the coding sequence ATGGCCGGCCGACCCAGGGAATTCGATCGCGACGAAGCGCTGTTGAGGGCGCGCGATGCCTTTTGGGCTCGCGGGTACGAGGGGACGTCCATGTCGGATCTGGTGTCCGAAATGGGCATCGCCTCGGCGCGCATTTACGCGGCGTTCGGCTCGAAGGAGGACCTGTTTCGCGAGGCGGTGCATCTCTACGAGGCGCGCGAAGGCGGATTTGCCACGCGCGCCCTCGCGGAGGAGCCCACCGCACGCGGCGCCCTGGAGCGCATGCTGCGCGAAGCCGCCGCGACGTACACCCGCCCGGGCAAGCCGCATGGATGCATGGTCGTGACGGCGGCCACCAACATGGCCAAGGACAACGCCCCCATCTTGGACTGGCTCACCGAGCACCGCCGCGCCCGCACGGCCTCCATCGTCGAGCGCTTGGAGCAGGCCGTCGGCGAGGGCGAGCTTGCACCCGACACCGACGCCCAGGCGCTGGGCGATCTCTTTGCCATCTTGATGCATGGCATCTCCGTTCAAGCGCGGGACGGCGTATCGAAGGAGCGGCTCCTCGCCGTGCTACCCCTGGCCATGGACATCTTCGACCGGCACGCCCGTTTCATGTGCGGATGCGGCGTTCATCACGTCGAAAGCTCCGTCACGTAG
- a CDS encoding AraC family transcriptional regulator, with product MLPRAAAMGNLIALAEKATERQGANLTAADGARLLAYACRSRERIARVEVESPWMVFVLEGHKLVDMGATHIVRAGEALLLPRGMSIGITNVPDPESRNYRALAVEMLGDSHARLLRHHADLAHGTWLTGKARTLRVGLTVLQALAHFCETLLDPGAHPRILHHRLEGLLLALLVEDELPQASIARAQASTDVVRAVRHLVREAPDAPWPAQSVAHRLGLSPATLRRRLGRDGTTLRAILLDERLALANVLLGDGRLAVADVARRCGYTSAGKFSRQYARRFGVSPSAAR from the coding sequence ATGCTGCCTCGCGCCGCCGCCATGGGGAACTTGATCGCACTCGCCGAAAAGGCCACGGAGCGTCAGGGCGCAAACCTGACCGCGGCCGATGGGGCGCGCCTGCTCGCTTATGCATGCCGCTCGCGCGAGCGCATCGCGCGCGTCGAGGTGGAGTCGCCCTGGATGGTCTTCGTCCTCGAGGGGCACAAGCTCGTCGACATGGGCGCCACGCACATCGTCCGCGCCGGCGAGGCGCTGCTCCTGCCGCGGGGCATGTCGATCGGCATCACCAACGTGCCCGATCCCGAGTCGCGGAACTACCGCGCGCTGGCCGTGGAAATGCTGGGCGACTCGCATGCGCGGCTGCTCCGGCACCATGCGGACCTCGCGCACGGTACGTGGCTCACGGGCAAGGCGCGCACCTTGCGCGTCGGGCTCACGGTGTTGCAAGCGCTGGCGCATTTCTGCGAAACGCTGCTCGATCCCGGGGCGCATCCGCGCATTTTGCACCACCGGCTCGAGGGGCTTTTGCTCGCGCTCCTCGTGGAGGACGAGCTGCCGCAAGCCTCGATTGCGCGCGCCCAAGCGTCGACCGACGTGGTGCGCGCCGTGCGCCACCTCGTGCGCGAAGCGCCGGATGCCCCATGGCCCGCGCAGAGTGTGGCACACCGCCTGGGGCTCTCACCCGCGACCCTGCGGCGCCGTCTCGGTCGCGACGGCACCACCTTGCGCGCGATTCTTCTCGACGAACGCCTGGCGCTCGCCAACGTGCTGCTCGGCGACGGCCGGCTCGCGGTGGCCGATGTCGCGCGTCGATGTGGATACACCTCCGCGGGGAAATTCTCGCGACAGTACGCGCGGCGCTTCGGCGTCTCTCCGAGCGCCGCGCGCTGA
- a CDS encoding SMP-30/gluconolactonase/LRE family protein yields MTSHALFIAPFFLAVVGCASTPAASPPPPLSGFAAPESVLYDPEGDQYFVSNIQGDPFAVDHDGFISRVAPDGTLIALRFIDGRGATDGLSAPKGTALVGRTLYVADIDRVRLYDADTGESRGSIAIPGATFLNDVDAAPDGTVYVTDSAVRREGSRFVPNGTEAVYAIKEGETPRPIARGDLGSPNGIAWNDGKLEIVTLVSGEWITLSLSGEILQRSTLPTGMLDGVVKRETGELLVSSWNGPAIYSVRAGAAAKTLFANTLGADIGYDPKRTRVLLPNMTENTVSFVPIPR; encoded by the coding sequence ATGACATCGCATGCTCTCTTCATCGCACCGTTTTTCCTCGCCGTTGTCGGATGCGCGAGCACGCCGGCCGCGTCCCCGCCGCCGCCGCTTTCGGGCTTCGCCGCGCCCGAGTCGGTGCTCTACGACCCCGAGGGCGACCAATACTTCGTGAGCAACATCCAGGGCGATCCCTTCGCCGTGGATCACGATGGCTTCATCTCGCGTGTCGCACCCGACGGCACCCTGATCGCGCTCCGCTTCATCGACGGCCGCGGCGCCACCGACGGGTTGAGCGCGCCGAAAGGAACCGCCCTGGTCGGCCGCACCCTCTACGTCGCCGACATCGACCGCGTGCGCCTCTACGACGCCGACACCGGCGAATCACGCGGCAGCATCGCCATCCCCGGCGCCACGTTCTTGAACGACGTCGACGCCGCGCCCGACGGCACGGTCTACGTCACGGACTCCGCCGTCCGCCGCGAAGGCTCCCGTTTCGTTCCCAACGGTACGGAGGCCGTCTACGCCATCAAGGAAGGCGAGACCCCGCGCCCGATCGCCCGCGGTGACCTCGGCTCGCCCAATGGCATCGCGTGGAACGACGGCAAGCTCGAAATCGTCACGCTGGTAAGCGGTGAGTGGATCACCTTGAGCCTCTCCGGCGAAATCCTCCAGCGCTCCACCCTGCCCACCGGCATGCTCGACGGTGTGGTGAAACGCGAGACCGGCGAGCTCCTCGTCTCCAGCTGGAACGGCCCCGCCATTTACAGCGTGCGCGCCGGCGCGGCTGCGAAAACCCTTTTCGCCAACACGCTTGGGGCCGACATTGGATACGACCCCAAGCGCACTCGCGTACTACTTCCGAATATGACCGAAAATACCGTCTCGTTCGTTCCTATTCCGCGCTAA